Proteins co-encoded in one Quercus robur chromosome 8, dhQueRobu3.1, whole genome shotgun sequence genomic window:
- the LOC126694689 gene encoding uncharacterized protein LOC126694689 isoform X2, whose amino-acid sequence MVNIFAVYKPLLRWVMKLVGMRPQRVEIEPGTIMNFWVPNETPKKSKNSINNKAVVFIHGFAADGIITWQSQVLALARKYKVYVPDLVFFGGSITDRSERSPEFQAECVAKGLKKLGVERCTLVGLSYGGMVGFKMAEMYPDLVESMVLTCCAMALTKSISDAALERVGFKSWSDYLLPDTVQGVKVLFDIATFKLPRIPNFIYKHYLEVMFDNRKEREELLEALVIDDNDFTIPSHPQRVHLLWGENDIIFNMEVVNDLKRQLGDRATLQYIEKAGHLVEAERPCVYNKHLKEILTTLLEDGDQTQRSL is encoded by the exons atggtgaaCATTTTTGCAGTGTACAAGCCACTGTTACGTTGGGTAATGAAGCTTGTCGGGATGAGGCCCCAAAGAGTGGAAATCGAGCCAGGAACCATAATGAATTTCTGGGTCCCTAATGAAActccaaaaaaatccaaaaacagcATTAATAATAAAGCTGTTGTATTCATTCATGGGTTTGCAGCTGATGGTATTATAACGTGGCAATCCCAAGTGTTAGCTCTAGCAAGAAAGTACAAAGTTTATGTGCCGGATTTAGTCTTCTTTGGTGGCTCAATCACTGACAGATCAGAGCGGTCACCGGAGTTCCAAGCTGAGTGTGTGGCAAAGGGTCTGAAGAAACTAGGTGTGGAGAGGTGCACCTTGGTGGGGTTGAGCTATGGTGGGATGGTTGGGTTCAAGATGGCTGAGATGTACCCTGACTTGGTTGAGTCTATGGTGCTCACTTGCTGTGCCATGGCCTTGACAAAGTCCATAAGTGATGCAGCCCTTGagagggttgggttcaagtccTGGTCTGATTATTTGCTTCCAGATACTGTCCAAGGTGTGAAAGTACTTTTTGACATTGCCACCTTCAAGTTGCCTAGAATCCCTAATTTCATTTACAAACATTATTTGGAG GTAATGTTTGACAAcagaaaggagagagaagaatTACTCGAGGCTTTGGTCATTGATGATAATGACTTTACCATTCCTAGTCATCCGCAG AGAGTACATCTCTTGTGGGGAGAGAATGACATCATTTTCAACATGGAAGTTGTTAACGACTTGAAGAG GCAATTGGGAGACAGAGCAACACTACAATATATAGAGAAAGCAGGTCACCTGGTTGAGGCTGAACGACCATGTGTCTACAACAAGCATCTCAAAGAAATTCTCACCACTTTATTGGAAGATGGAGACCAAACACAACGAAGCTTATAG
- the LOC126694689 gene encoding uncharacterized protein LOC126694689 isoform X1: MVNIFAVYKPLLRWVMKLVGMRPQRVEIEPGTIMNFWVPNETPKKSKNSINNKAVVFIHGFAADGIITWQSQVLALARKYKVYVPDLVFFGGSITDRSERSPEFQAECVAKGLKKLGVERCTLVGLSYGGMVGFKMAEMYPDLVESMVLTCCAMALTKSISDAALERVGFKSWSDYLLPDTVQGVKVLFDIATFKLPRIPNFIYKHYLEVMFDNRKEREELLEALVIDDNDFTIPSHPQRVHLLWGENDIIFNMEVVNDLKRQLGDRATLQYIEKAGHLVEAERPCVYNKHLKEILTTLLEDGDQTQRSL; encoded by the exons atggtgaaCATTTTTGCAGTGTACAAGCCACTGTTACGTTGGGTAATGAAGCTTGTCGGGATGAGGCCCCAAAGAGTGGAAATCGAGCCAGGAACCATAATGAATTTCTGGGTCCCTAATGAAActccaaaaaaatccaaaaacagcATTAATAATAAAGCTGTTGTATTCATTCATGGGTTTGCAGCTGATGGTATTATAACGTGGCAATCCCAAGTGTTAGCTCTAGCAAGAAAGTACAAAGTTTATGTGCCGGATTTAGTCTTCTTTGGTGGCTCAATCACTGACAGATCAGAGCGGTCACCGGAGTTCCAAGCTGAGTGTGTGGCAAAGGGTCTGAAGAAACTAGGTGTGGAGAGGTGCACCTTGGTGGGGTTGAGCTATGGTGGGATGGTTGGGTTCAAGATGGCTGAGATGTACCCTGACTTGGTTGAGTCTATGGTGCTCACTTGCTGTGCCATGGCCTTGACAAAGTCCATAAGTGATGCAGCCCTTGagagggttgggttcaagtccTGGTCTGATTATTTGCTTCCAGATACTGTCCAAGGTGTGAAAGTACTTTTTGACATTGCCACCTTCAAGTTGCCTAGAATCCCTAATTTCATTTACAAACATTATTTGGAG GTAATGTTTGACAAcagaaaggagagagaagaatTACTCGAGGCTTTGGTCATTGATGATAATGACTTTACCATTCCTAGTCATCCGCAG AGAGTACATCTCTTGTGGGGAGAGAATGACATCATTTTCAACATGGAAGTTGTTAACGACTTGAAGAG GCAATTGGGAGACAGAGCAACACTACAATATATAGAGAAAGCAGGTCACCTTGTTGAGGCTGAACGACCATGTGTCTACAACAAGCATCTCAAAGAAATTCTCACCACTTTATTGGAAGATGGAGACCAAACACAACGAAGCTTATAG